The Solea senegalensis isolate Sse05_10M unplaced genomic scaffold, IFAPA_SoseM_1 scf7180000016356, whole genome shotgun sequence sequence cttaagtatgtcgtccaaaattggtcaaaaaagtcatagtatagtatgtcgtccaaaatcacccaaaaaagtcataggttaatatgtcttccaaaatgtgacaaaaatgtcatactttgaCAAAATATGAGTCAGTCTCTTTCAAAGTttgattccaccaaaataccactttgCCCATAACTGGCAGGAAGAACAGCAGGTACGCTCGAATTTACTAGTTTCCATTTTGATTGTCAAAAAACTGTGAAGGGCACCAACATGACTCATCTGTACAATCCCACTTAGAGCGGAGCTAGATACTCTGCAGTATAGTTACTGGTCAACAGAATTGTCATTTATGGGCAACAATGAAAATAGAATGGGAGAATGACAAATCACGCAGTTTTTAAATATGCTGGGCCTTATGTCAAAGAGAGGATTCAAGGCCAAAACACACTCCATTGTTCCCCCAATTTtctaaagccgtgtttccaccgagtggaacattgggaatagtaccaaaataacagGCTCCAACTATTCCATTTTCGAAGGAAGGGTGCCAAATCCTTAACTCCCTTGCAtccagtgtttcttcaatgccCACAGTCTTTTCTCATACAAAGTTTTTTCTATTTAGGCCAATCTGGGAGAGTGGCTGTCTGCGATTGGCCTGACCCAGTACCACCAGGTGTTAGTGCAGAATGGGTACGAGAACATCGActtcatcactgacatcacttgGGAGGACCTGCAGGAAATAGGCATCATCAAACTGGGTAAGCCATACAGTTAAAGTTGATCAatttgatgcatttttttcacattaggACACAGAACCACCTCGATAATTACAGTGAATTCTTTGAAGCATTAGACTTTGCTATAGTCAAGCTTCAGCAGCAGGCAGACCTGGGTCCAGACTGTGTTGACTGGGGACATTAAGACTGGTCTGTGGTCATGCCAAGAGCTATTTAGCGAGAGATGtacatctatatgtatataacagAAAATAATGTCTTTGTAAGCATCATCATATTAATCAGTACAGTGCAAGGAGTAAGCAGAGACAAACTATAATGGGCACACAAAGGAGACTCCACAGTCCTAATAGGTAATGGAAAACACTGCTGGGATAAAATAGCCTAAGATGGATCCACCCACCTGATCATTGAGCATTGGCCAACTAACTGGTTCTCAGCTGTGACCGTCACAGCCATGCACAGTCAAttttttcagattattatatatattataaactgATTAAATGTTATTGCTAAGCCGTAAAGCTTTATATTATAATCTattactgtattttgttttgttttggggtttcAGTGTTGCAGCAAGTTCACATTTAAAGATAACACTGTGTCTAAAATAGAGTGCATCTCAGGCTGCTGTTTAAATTTGCTCTATTTTACTCTATCTGTGCTCTAGTATCGTAATGGGAATAAAAAACTACAATTTCATTTTTACTGAAATGTTTACGTAACATTCTTAACCGTGTAATTGAATAAAGCATATCCAATTCTGATGTTAAAGGTCACCAGAAGAAGCTGATGCTGGCAGTGAAGCAGCTGGCTGAATTGCAGCGTGCTTCTGAAGGACATGGCTCCATCCGAAAGAAGCCCCCACCAATTACGCAGCAGCAGGAAGTCATGTCTGTGGATGGCCCTCCTCCAGACGGTACGCTAACAGACGTTATTATAACGTTTGATAATGAGATCTAAACTGATTTCTCCTGTCcaatttaaatcacatttttctttatatcTGCAGAGCTCATGTCTCCAAAGATGAGCACCTTCCAGGACAGCGAGTTGAGCACTGAGCTACAGAGTGCCATGACACAGCCAGGTCAGGAGGTCAAAGCTCAACGAACATGCAACCTCAGCAAAGACCATGATGAGGTGGTggcaggaggtggaggtggaggaggaggaaccgCACCGCCTAAGAAGGAGGCGCGGACtatgaggcagcagagcagccagGGAAGCACTTCCTCACACAGGGGCAGTGTCTCCTCTCAAGGCAAACACCGTCattcccactcccactcccactcccactctcaGCCTGCACCTCCCTACACGCCTCCTCACACTCCCACTAAGACTAGAacttcatcgtcctcctctaCTTCCTCTGTCCAGAGTTTAGCTTCTTCTCAGTCCAAAACCAAGCCAGCCACCCAGTTTGGTCACGGGGAGAGACCTCAGTCACCGCGCTCTCACCCCCCACAGTCTCCCACTCACCGTGGAGCTCCAGGCACAcaccctcagcagcagcagcaacagcctcagcctcagcagcaacagcctcagcctcagcagcagcagcctccagtCCAGCCAGCATACCAAAAACACCCTCAGCACCAACCACAGCCGCAGATGATGGAGAATCAGCAGCCACAggttcctctcctctgtctcccacCAGAGGCTGAGCTGGCTGAGGAAGAAGGTTCGGAGCCATCTGCACTCCAGAAGAAACGTGCCCACAGCCTCAACCGATACGCAGTGTCAGACGGCGAGTGTGATGAGCAAACAGggcgaggaggtggaggagcaggagaagcagaTGCAGGAGGAGGTCAGAGCTCGGCTGTCGTCAGAGTGGAAGGAGGTAAATACCACACAGTGACCCACCGCGTCAGCCGCAGCCACTCCGTCCGCAACCAGGACAAGAACCCCAGCCGCAGTCATACGCAGTCGTTAGCTCTGCGTCAGAAGAAAAAGGGTCCGCCCCCACCGCCGCCCAAACGCTCCAGCTCTGCCATCTCGAGCTCCAACTCGAACCTGTCagaagcaaacacacagcagcccaCACACACCACGACAGGCGGGATGCTGGACGTGCCTTACCACCAACAGAGGAGGGCCAGTGACCTTGGGGTGTCTGTGGAAGCAGGCGCTGTGGAAACAAGCAGCATGGGTAGTGTGAGGAGCATCGCCGCCATGTTGGAAATGTCTTCTATAGGGGGCGGACCCAAAGGCATGGCACTGCAGAAGAATTTCCTTCAGGtattgcaaaaaataaattgtcATCGTAGACGTGTGTGTATTCTTATCTATGCCAAGAAATATCAAGTGtacatgtttattcatgtaGTTTATCTGTGATTTACCAGGTGGGCAAAACACGTGATGCCATTGGTTTGGATGGTGAAGTGGTAAACCGACGGCGGACCATCAGCGGCCCGGTCACCGAGCTGGTGGCAGCCGCCAAGCGCAACCAGCCGACAGCCTCCCCTCTCCCATCTCCCTCTGTCCAACGGGAAACCTCCCCTCCCACTGTAAATAACTCCCCCCACTCCCCCCACCCTCCATCCTCCCCCCACCCCAGCTCGAGTGGCAGCGGCAGCTCATCAGAGAACCTGCCCTTTGCAGACGAGGGAAGCCTGACCATCCGCCGCCAGGGtcgaggagaaggagaaggacagGTAGCTATCTATATACATGTTTCATACATGCGTTATATATGTGTTCTCTATATATATGTTCCATATAGTATATATgttatctgtatttatatgttgGGGGCTGTCAATTGACTGAGTACGTAGTAGAAGTAATGAATCACAGACTGTGATAAACTGCGATTAatcaaatatttacttcttcAACGCTGCTtaaaatacgtttttttttttatttaaagtcacTGAATGAATGTAGAATGAACACAAATGAGGCATATTTACGTTCAGTTACTGTAGTTTCGTAGCATCTTAAAGTTTAAACAGATTCTGCCACTGCTATGAACTTCAGATAGAACTGGCTTTCACTGACACACTTAAACATACTCACAGCAAACTAGAGAGACATTAAGGCCAGTGAAACAATCATTTCTCGCGTGTCCTCGTATTATTATGGTGCCACTTTACTGTGTTGCGATGTGAGGCTCAAGTATTTGTCATGACTCACAGAAGTCCAGTGTTCCGCATCCTCATCCTCTTTATATAATGTTAATATTCATCACTCTAGTCACACTCGAGTCCAAGATGTGTCTCGATGTGTTTCTCTCAGTCTATTTTCCTCAAAAATGCTAACTAGTTTTTGAGCCAGTTACCAAAATTAGTAGTTAGcttttttgtttagatttagGTTATTTACCCACAACTAATGCACTCCTGCAATTTCGACAGCACCTCCATCTGTCTATCTATTTCTATCTATTGTAATGTGCTTAAGTGCTAACATGTGAAGCTTTATATGTGTTAGTCATGTATCTTTGTCAATGTTTTTGACTGTGCAAAAATCACCTCTTGTCATGAATGTATGAATTTTCCGTTagtgtgtattttgtgtctgtctgcagggcGACGGCGAGGGTCCCCAGGGCGAGGCCAGTTACCCTCAGGAGGACACCTCCAGCGTTGAGGCCCCAGCGACTCTGAAGAGGCGGCTCCACAGCTCCAAGCCCCACCCCAACGGCTCCGACTTCACCCTCCAGGAGTCATCTACCGTCAAACGGCGGCCCAAGAGTCGCGACAAGGAGCCTGAGGGTTACACAGACCTGGCTGCGGCTAATGGAGACCCTGTGGCAACCGCACCGCCGAACACCACGCAGCCGGTGCCTTACCAGAACGGTACTGCCACCATGAGGCGTCGTCCAGTGTCTGATGCCGGAGTGACGGAGCAGCCGCAACCTCAACCGCAACCGCAACCTCAACTGCAACCGCAACCCCAACATCAGCCTCAACCCCAACATCAGCCTCAACCTCAATCGCAAGTGACTGCTGCTCTTCGCAGAGACAGCATGGATCAAACAGTTCCACTCGTCAGTGAGACAGGTCAGCAGAGGAAACCAAAGCCGCCAGTCTCCCCCAAGCCTGTGGTCGGTCAAATAAAGAGACAAGGAGGTCCACAGCCTGTCTCCAACAAGAGAGTCCCGCTGCCAGGCCCCGGCACACCTGGAAGCCCAGGTACTTAcagtgtatgcgtgtgtgtgggggaggtTGTAACAGGAGTACGTTTGAAGCATGCTGACACCTTTACATAATCTTTCTGATCCTTTGAAGGCCTCGGAATGCCTCAAAACAAACTCACCAGCTATTGACTATGTTGATTAGTGTTGACTGCGCACACAAGAACAAACAGGTGCTTGTTTAGCCTGAGAAAATCTTCAAATCCTTCTCACTGTCACACCACAGAGGGAGGCGGGTGCCACTTGTTTCATGTGTCAGTATGCTCACTCCaaaggttttgttttaaatgcatcGTTGCATCAGACAAAAGTATGAATGTTAtcaggtacagtatgtaaaattTAGCTACTTCACccatgtagccttcagttagcatcaaagatgtttagtttgtccattttaaAAATTGATCTGATGGAAAATTAGACTTCTGGACCTACTCTAGACTCACAGCTGGCTGGTCACAGTAGACTTTGACCGATCAGAGGTAAGAGGTGTCAATATCtgttcttcttcagctcctctttATGTGTCCCTTCAGTGGAAAGGCTGTGATTCCAGGACCAGCAACAATTACCagcactgcaaagaaacctcaAATATTGAAAGAGTCtagaagacaaaaacacaaataaatatcagCAGAGTTTCAGACATGGACACATTGCCTTTGGTCATGTAATGCATATGCAATGAGTatatctgggttttttttttacaaccaacGAATAAATTCTACCTGagaatgcaataaaaaaaacaaaaaaaaactgatactGATCCTGATCCTCATACTGGATTAATAATTTTGTTAGTCTAATCAGACGTGGAAGATCAATTCCAATACTGTAGTTGACGCAAGAAACACTTAAGTTAACTGCCTAGTTTGGTGGACAGGTAGAGCTGGGTGTCCTCTGCGTTGCAGTGGCAGTGATTGTGGTGTTTATGGAAGATATGGCCAAGGGGGAGAAGGTAAATTATAAAAACCAGGGGCCCCAGGACAGAGCCTTGGGGCACACCTTTGGTGACGGGGACTGGATCAGATGTGAATGATTTTAACTAAATGAACTGAGTGCGACCAGAGTGGTAATACTGTatttgatgcaaaaaaaaaaacacttaagctTACTTAAGCCAGATTTGGGACTATATTCATGCTGACTGCTGACAATAAACAagctaagatataaaaacacaagcagcaACCCTCACCCAGGCTCTGACCCCACAGCTGTCAGGCGCTTAAagtattttatgattttaccTCAAAGACGGTGAAAATGAGGAGCGCTTTAAGTCCAGGATGCTGGACTTAAAGCAGCTCAGTCAGCCGATCATTTGAGTAGCTGACCGTTAGCCCTTGTGACCTACACCTGACTacacttttcttctctctctctctctgtctctgtagtTGAAGGAAAGAAGATCCCTCCACCAGTCTCGCCCAAACCGGTGCCCCCACCTACGGCGCCCAAACCGGCCAAGCTCATCCACTCCATGACCAGTCCGCCGTCTCCGACCCCGGCTGCCGCCCCAGTCCATCAGCACTCTGCGGTGACCCGGCAGACCAGCTCGCCGCCTTCTTTCCCTTACACCAACTCTCCCAGCCCACCAAACGCCAAACCGCTGAGCCCGTCCCCTCAGAGCCCCCACACCCCACAGACCCCCACCACTCCACAGACTCCCGCCACTCCCAGCCCGACCCCGCCGCCCGTCAAGCCCCCTCGGTCGTCCATCGGCGGCGTGTCTGTAGACACTGGGATGGTGGGAGGCGGCGGTGTGACGGCGCCAGCCGCCCCGACGACACCGGACCTGTGCGTGGATTCTCTGGTGCATCAGAAGCTGGAGGAGACGAGCGCGTCGCTGGCCGCGGCCCTGCGAGCAGTCGAGGATAAGATACTGCGGCAGGAGGagtgagtaacacacacacacacacacacacacacacacacactcggaatgtgattgattgattactTAAGCTACACACTCAATCTTCTTCTTAGCTTAGACGTGTTTGCCACTTTCTACCAGTAACCACAGTGAAGTGAGAGTCTCATTGACTTTAAATAAAGATATgtgctcctctctgtgtgtgtgtgtgtgtgtgtgtgtagctctgtGGCTGAGCAGAAGACCACCGTCAGCATCCTGGACGACATCGGCAGCATGTTCGATGACCTGGCCGACCAGCTGGACGCCATGTTGGAGTAACCATAGAGACTAATCAGCATGTCTCCATGGCAACGCTG is a genomic window containing:
- the LOC122763030 gene encoding caskin-1-like — translated: ANLGEWLSAIGLTQYHQVLVQNGYENIDFITDITWEDLQEIGIIKLGHQKKLMLAVKQLAELQRASEGHGSIRKKPPPITQQQEVMSVDGPPPDELMSPKMSTFQDSELSTELQSAMTQPGQEVKAQRTCNLSKDHDEVVAGGGGGGGGTAPPKKEARTMRQQSSQGSTSSHRGSVSSQGKHRHSHSHSHSHSQPAPPYTPPHTPTKTRTSSSSSTSSVQSLASSQSKTKPATQFGHGERPQSPRSHPPQSPTHRGAPGTHPQQQQQQPQPQQQQPQPQQQQPPVQPAYQKHPQHQPQPQMMENQQPQVPLLCLPPEAELAEEEGSEPSALQKKRAHSLNRYAVSDGECDEQTGRGGGGAGEADAGGGQSSAVVRVEGGKYHTVTHRVSRSHSVRNQDKNPSRSHTQSLALRQKKKGPPPPPPKRSSSAISSSNSNLSEANTQQPTHTTTGGMLDVPYHQQRRASDLGVSVEAGAVETSSMGSVRSIAAMLEMSSIGGGPKGMALQKNFLQVGKTRDAIGLDGEVVNRRRTISGPVTELVAAAKRNQPTASPLPSPSVQRETSPPTVNNSPHSPHPPSSPHPSSSGSGSSSENLPFADEGSLTIRRQGRGEGEGQGDGEGPQGEASYPQEDTSSVEAPATLKRRLHSSKPHPNGSDFTLQESSTVKRRPKSRDKEPEGYTDLAAANGDPVATAPPNTTQPVPYQNGTATMRRRPVSDAGVTEQPQPQPQPQPQLQPQPQHQPQPQHQPQPQSQVTAALRRDSMDQTVPLVSETGQQRKPKPPVSPKPVVGQIKRQGGPQPVSNKRVPLPGPGTPGSPVEGKKIPPPVSPKPVPPPTAPKPAKLIHSMTSPPSPTPAAAPVHQHSAVTRQTSSPPSFPYTNSPSPPNAKPLSPSPQSPHTPQTPTTPQTPATPSPTPPPVKPPRSSIGGVSVDTGMVGGGGVTAPAAPTTPDLCVDSLVHQKLEETSASLAAALRAVEDKILRQEDSVAEQKTTVSILDDIGSMFDDLADQLDAMLE